The Plantibacter sp. Leaf314 genome includes a window with the following:
- a CDS encoding DUF779 domain-containing protein has translation MTGRVDVTETAAALLREMTAVHGPLMFHQSGGCCDGSSPMCYPVGMFRTGAVDVLLDTLDVVGLDAPVEVYMSRSQFEYWKFTHLTIDVVQGRGSGFSVEAPTGQRFLIRSRMLDDAELERFGLLEDAAD, from the coding sequence ATGACCGGACGGGTCGACGTCACCGAGACCGCTGCCGCGCTCCTGCGCGAGATGACCGCGGTGCACGGGCCGCTCATGTTCCACCAGTCGGGCGGGTGCTGTGACGGGAGCTCACCCATGTGCTACCCCGTCGGGATGTTCCGCACCGGGGCGGTCGACGTCCTCCTCGACACCCTCGACGTCGTGGGACTCGACGCGCCCGTCGAGGTGTACATGTCGCGCTCGCAGTTCGAGTACTGGAAGTTCACGCACCTCACGATCGACGTGGTCCAGGGCCGGGGGAGCGGGTTCAGCGTCGAGGCGCCCACGGGCCAACGCTTCCTCATCCGTTCGCGCATGCTCGACGACGCCGAGCTGGAGCGCTTCGGACTCCTCGAGGACGCCGCCGACTGA
- a CDS encoding aldehyde dehydrogenase family protein, translating to MTVYANPGTEGAVFSYAPRYDHFIGGEYVPPANGQYFENPTPVTGAVFTEIARGTAADVDRAVEAGWKAFPAWSKTSVAERAVILNRIADRMEEHLEEIAVAESWENGKPVRETLAADIPLAIDHFRYFAGAIRAQEGGISELDHDTVAYHFHEPLGVVGQIIPWNFPILMAVWKLAPALAAGNCVVLKPAEQTPASIHLIVDLVKDLLPAGVFNVVNGFGIEAGAPLASHPRIRKIAFTGETTTGRLIMQYASENLIPVTLELGGKSPNVFFEDVAREHDQYYEKAQEGFSMFALNQGEVCTCPSRALVQRSIYDGFVGDALVRIGKIKQGNPLDTDTMIGAQASNDQLEKILSYMDIGKQGGAKLLIGGERADLGGELSGGFYVQPTVFEGTNDMRIFQEEIFGPVLALTSFADYDEAISIANDTLYGLGAGVWSREATTLYRAGRAIEAGRVWSNTYHQYPAHAAFGGYKQSGIGRENHKMMLDHYQQTKNLLVSYAEGPMGFF from the coding sequence ATGACCGTCTACGCCAACCCGGGTACCGAAGGTGCCGTGTTCAGCTACGCCCCGCGCTACGACCACTTCATCGGGGGCGAGTACGTCCCGCCAGCGAACGGACAGTACTTCGAGAACCCGACGCCCGTCACCGGCGCGGTGTTCACCGAGATCGCCCGAGGGACCGCGGCCGACGTGGACCGCGCCGTCGAGGCGGGATGGAAGGCGTTCCCCGCGTGGTCGAAGACCAGCGTCGCCGAGCGCGCCGTCATCCTCAACCGGATCGCCGACCGCATGGAAGAGCACCTCGAGGAGATCGCGGTCGCCGAGAGCTGGGAGAACGGCAAGCCGGTCCGCGAGACCCTCGCCGCCGACATCCCGCTCGCGATCGACCACTTCCGCTACTTCGCCGGCGCCATCCGCGCCCAGGAGGGCGGCATCTCCGAACTCGACCACGACACCGTCGCCTACCACTTCCACGAACCGCTCGGCGTCGTCGGGCAGATCATCCCGTGGAACTTCCCGATCCTCATGGCGGTGTGGAAGCTCGCGCCGGCGCTCGCCGCCGGCAACTGCGTCGTGTTGAAGCCGGCGGAGCAGACCCCGGCCTCGATCCACCTGATCGTCGACCTCGTGAAGGACCTGCTGCCCGCCGGCGTCTTCAACGTCGTCAACGGCTTCGGTATCGAGGCTGGTGCGCCGCTGGCGTCCCACCCGCGGATCCGGAAGATCGCCTTCACCGGCGAGACCACGACCGGCCGCCTCATCATGCAGTACGCGAGCGAGAACCTCATCCCCGTGACGCTCGAACTCGGGGGCAAGAGCCCGAACGTGTTCTTCGAGGACGTCGCGCGTGAGCACGACCAGTACTACGAGAAGGCGCAGGAGGGATTCAGCATGTTCGCCCTCAACCAGGGCGAGGTCTGCACCTGCCCGAGCCGGGCGCTCGTGCAGCGGTCGATCTACGACGGCTTCGTGGGCGACGCGCTCGTGCGCATCGGCAAGATCAAGCAGGGCAACCCACTCGACACGGACACCATGATCGGCGCCCAGGCGTCGAACGACCAGCTCGAGAAGATCCTGTCCTACATGGACATCGGCAAGCAGGGTGGGGCGAAGCTGTTGATCGGTGGCGAACGGGCCGACCTCGGCGGTGAACTGAGCGGCGGGTTCTACGTCCAGCCGACCGTGTTCGAAGGCACCAACGACATGCGGATCTTCCAGGAGGAGATCTTCGGCCCGGTGCTCGCGCTCACGAGTTTCGCCGACTACGACGAGGCGATCTCGATCGCGAACGACACGCTCTACGGCCTGGGCGCCGGTGTCTGGAGTCGGGAGGCGACGACGCTCTACCGCGCGGGCCGGGCGATCGAGGCCGGCCGGGTCTGGTCGAACACCTACCACCAGTACCCGGCGCACGCGGCGTTCGGCGGGTACAAGCAGTCCGGTATCGGCCGCGAGAACCACAAGATGATGCTCGACCACTACCAGCAGACGAAGAACCTGCTGGTCAGCTACGCGGAAGGCCCGATGGGCTTCTTCTGA
- a CDS encoding GAF domain-containing protein, whose amino-acid sequence MTSPWLAAPARAEAQRGLVRRLVRESWERSMGRHLDPDNLMPELAFDEDELRDHRLGHPLAGVLPVITRLLVEDADDDSGMLVAVGDAMGRLLWVDGDRHLRRRAEGMLFVEGAGWSEREVGTSAPGTALELDHGIQIHAAEHFNRLVHPWSCTAVPVHDPETRRIIGVIDITGGPQAVASHALPLMEATAAAVESEIMVQRLRALADRSSAGLGRRRGTPRPTLVRPGLQVLGRDTGMLVGHGAERPTELSRRHAEILTLLSWHRQGLSAEALADRLYDADEAPVTLRAELVRLRRVLTAAAPTLVPASRPYRLTAPLQLDAHQVLSLLDRGAHRAALAAYPGPLLPDSTAPGIVELRELVATRLREAMLTDASADLLYDYLGSAAAPDDLEVLHACLRALPPRSPKRAGIVARVEALEADLAAS is encoded by the coding sequence GTGACCAGTCCCTGGCTGGCGGCCCCGGCGCGTGCCGAAGCGCAGCGCGGACTCGTGCGGCGGCTCGTCCGCGAGTCGTGGGAGCGGTCGATGGGCCGTCACCTCGACCCGGACAACCTCATGCCGGAGCTCGCCTTCGACGAGGACGAGTTGCGCGACCACCGGCTCGGTCATCCACTCGCCGGCGTCCTCCCGGTCATCACGCGGCTGCTCGTCGAGGACGCCGACGACGACTCCGGCATGCTCGTCGCGGTCGGCGACGCCATGGGCAGACTGCTCTGGGTCGACGGCGACCGTCACCTGCGTCGTCGGGCGGAGGGCATGTTGTTCGTCGAGGGCGCCGGCTGGTCGGAGCGCGAGGTCGGCACGAGTGCGCCGGGAACCGCACTCGAGCTCGACCACGGGATCCAGATCCACGCGGCCGAGCACTTCAACCGGCTCGTGCATCCGTGGAGCTGCACGGCGGTGCCCGTGCACGACCCGGAGACGAGACGGATCATCGGGGTGATCGACATCACCGGAGGACCGCAGGCCGTCGCCTCGCATGCACTTCCGCTCATGGAGGCGACCGCGGCAGCCGTCGAATCCGAGATCATGGTGCAACGCCTGCGGGCGCTCGCCGATCGCTCTTCGGCCGGACTCGGCCGACGTCGAGGGACGCCCCGTCCGACCCTGGTCCGGCCGGGACTGCAGGTGCTCGGCCGCGACACCGGGATGCTCGTCGGCCACGGCGCGGAACGGCCGACCGAACTCAGCCGCCGTCACGCCGAGATCCTGACGCTGTTGTCCTGGCACCGGCAGGGCCTCAGCGCCGAGGCGCTCGCCGACCGGCTCTACGACGCCGACGAGGCGCCGGTCACCCTGCGGGCGGAGCTCGTGCGACTCCGGAGGGTGCTGACCGCGGCCGCGCCGACACTCGTCCCAGCCTCACGCCCGTACCGCCTCACCGCACCCCTCCAACTCGACGCCCACCAGGTGCTGTCGCTCCTCGACCGCGGCGCCCACCGGGCTGCGCTCGCCGCCTACCCGGGCCCGCTGCTCCCCGACTCGACCGCGCCCGGCATCGTCGAGCTGCGCGAGCTGGTGGCGACCAGGCTCCGCGAGGCGATGCTGACCGATGCGTCCGCGGACCTCCTGTACGACTACCTCGGGAGCGCCGCGGCCCCCGACGACCTCGAGGTCCTCCACGCCTGCCTGCGAGCGCTCCCGCCGCGCTCGCCGAAACGGGCGGGGATCGTCGCCCGGGTGGAGGCGCTCGAAGCCGATCTCGCGGCGAGCTGA
- a CDS encoding cation-translocating P-type ATPase, whose translation MSAPLQTLDLDIAGMTCASCVARVEKRLTALDGVEAQVNLATERATVTAPAAVTAEKLVAAVAKAGYTATVRPGADERSGAHRDDAPTPESESDPSATVTTLRTRLVVSTVLALPVILLAMVPAWQFDHWQWLSLTLATPVVFWGGYPFHRATFATLRHGSVTMDTLITLGTGAAYLWSLWALFFGMAGMTGMRHEFTFFAPDADPSGALYLEVAAGVTVFLLAGRLIEQRSKHSAGAALRELMTAGASEVSILRERAADPSDLMAATRQEERVPVDRLLVGDLFLVRPGESVATDGTVVEGAASVDESLMTGESVPAEKTAGSPVTGGTIARGGSLVVRATAVGTRTRLARMAQAVEAAQLGKSRIQRLADRISSVFVPIVLVTAVATAIVWIAAGSSVQAAFTAAVAVLIIACPCALGLATPVALLVGTGRGAQLGILIAGPEALERASGIDRVLLDKTGTITSGRMSVTEVWAEGTADAALDLAAALEADSEHPIAEAIVEESARRGGTPPTVSDFASFEGLGVTGTVRGGTVLVGRPAFAEDQGFRTGAAATAALRAAAERASTVVVVAWDGEVRGIVEVADTVKPEARAAVQRAVALGMTPVLLTGDNAAVAARVAAEVGITEVIADASPMDKVAAVERLQADGHRVAMIGDGVNDAAAIATADLGVAMGTGTDAAKSAADLSIVSGSLATAVDAVRLSRRTLGIIRGNLFWAFAYNVAAIPLAALGLLNPMIAGAAMAFSSVFVVLNSLRLRRFRPAA comes from the coding sequence ATGAGCGCGCCGCTGCAGACCCTCGATCTCGACATCGCGGGCATGACGTGCGCGAGTTGTGTGGCGAGGGTCGAGAAGCGGCTCACGGCGCTCGACGGCGTCGAGGCGCAGGTGAACCTCGCGACCGAGCGCGCGACGGTCACGGCGCCGGCGGCCGTCACCGCGGAGAAGCTGGTCGCGGCGGTCGCGAAGGCCGGGTACACGGCGACGGTGCGTCCCGGCGCGGACGAGCGTTCCGGAGCACACCGCGACGATGCCCCGACACCGGAGTCCGAGTCCGACCCCTCGGCGACGGTGACGACCCTCCGCACCCGACTCGTCGTCAGCACCGTGCTCGCCCTCCCGGTCATCCTGCTCGCCATGGTCCCCGCCTGGCAGTTCGACCACTGGCAGTGGCTGTCGCTCACGCTGGCGACGCCCGTGGTGTTCTGGGGCGGCTACCCGTTCCACCGCGCGACGTTCGCCACGCTGCGTCACGGCTCGGTGACGATGGACACGCTCATCACCCTCGGGACGGGCGCGGCGTACCTGTGGTCGCTCTGGGCGCTCTTCTTTGGCATGGCCGGGATGACCGGCATGCGCCACGAGTTCACCTTCTTCGCCCCCGACGCCGACCCCTCCGGTGCCCTCTACCTCGAGGTGGCCGCGGGCGTCACCGTGTTCCTCCTCGCCGGGCGCCTCATCGAGCAACGATCGAAGCACAGCGCCGGGGCGGCGCTCCGCGAGCTGATGACGGCCGGAGCCTCCGAGGTGTCGATCCTCCGAGAGCGGGCCGCCGATCCGAGCGACCTGATGGCGGCGACCCGCCAGGAGGAGCGCGTCCCCGTCGACCGCCTCCTCGTCGGCGACCTCTTCCTCGTGCGGCCGGGGGAGTCCGTGGCGACCGACGGCACGGTCGTCGAGGGCGCCGCGAGCGTCGACGAGAGCCTGATGACGGGGGAGTCGGTCCCCGCGGAGAAGACGGCGGGTTCGCCGGTCACCGGTGGGACGATCGCGCGCGGCGGATCGCTCGTGGTGCGGGCCACCGCCGTCGGCACCCGGACGAGGCTCGCACGCATGGCGCAAGCGGTCGAGGCCGCTCAGCTCGGGAAGAGTCGCATCCAACGCCTCGCGGACCGCATCTCCAGTGTGTTCGTGCCGATCGTGCTCGTCACGGCGGTCGCGACCGCGATCGTGTGGATCGCCGCGGGCTCGTCGGTGCAGGCCGCCTTCACCGCGGCCGTCGCCGTGTTGATCATCGCCTGCCCGTGTGCGCTCGGCCTCGCCACCCCGGTCGCCCTCCTCGTCGGCACCGGTCGAGGGGCGCAGCTCGGCATCCTGATCGCCGGACCGGAGGCTCTCGAACGCGCGAGCGGCATCGACCGTGTCCTGCTCGACAAGACCGGGACCATCACCTCGGGGCGGATGAGCGTGACCGAGGTCTGGGCGGAGGGTACCGCCGACGCGGCGCTCGACCTCGCCGCAGCGCTCGAAGCCGACTCCGAGCACCCCATCGCCGAGGCGATCGTCGAGGAGTCCGCACGTCGTGGCGGAACACCTCCGACGGTTTCGGACTTCGCGAGCTTCGAAGGCCTCGGGGTCACCGGGACCGTCCGTGGAGGGACCGTCCTCGTCGGACGACCCGCCTTCGCCGAGGACCAGGGGTTCCGAACCGGAGCTGCGGCCACGGCGGCGCTCAGGGCCGCAGCGGAACGCGCGAGCACCGTCGTGGTCGTCGCCTGGGACGGCGAGGTCCGCGGGATCGTCGAGGTTGCCGACACCGTCAAGCCGGAGGCGCGGGCCGCCGTCCAGCGTGCCGTGGCGCTCGGGATGACTCCGGTGCTGCTCACCGGTGACAACGCGGCCGTCGCCGCCCGCGTCGCGGCCGAGGTCGGGATCACCGAGGTGATCGCCGACGCGAGCCCGATGGACAAGGTCGCCGCCGTCGAACGCCTGCAGGCGGACGGTCACCGCGTCGCGATGATCGGCGACGGGGTGAACGACGCGGCCGCGATCGCGACCGCCGACCTCGGGGTCGCCATGGGGACGGGGACCGACGCGGCCAAGAGCGCCGCCGACCTCAGCATCGTCTCCGGGTCGCTCGCCACGGCCGTCGACGCGGTCCGGCTGTCGAGACGGACCCTTGGCATCATCCGAGGCAACCTCTTCTGGGCGTTCGCGTACAACGTCGCGGCGATCCCGCTCGCCGCGCTCGGGCTCCTCAACCCGATGATCGCGGGCGCGGCGATGGCGTTCTCGAGCGTGTTCGTCGTGCTCAACAGCCTGCGCCTCCGGCGGTTCCGTCCGGCCGCCTGA
- a CDS encoding heavy-metal-associated domain-containing protein, with the protein MSETTATTTYRVDGMTCAHCVSAVTSELSALSGVDEVVVDLEAGSVTVAGTSSSDEAAIGAGVQEAGYTLVGRR; encoded by the coding sequence ATGTCCGAAACCACCGCAACCACCACCTACCGGGTCGACGGCATGACCTGCGCGCACTGCGTGTCGGCTGTCACGTCCGAGCTGTCCGCGCTGTCCGGCGTGGACGAGGTCGTCGTGGACCTCGAGGCGGGGAGCGTCACGGTGGCCGGAACCTCCTCGTCCGACGAGGCGGCCATCGGTGCCGGCGTCCAGGAGGCCGGCTACACCCTCGTCGGTCGTCGCTGA
- a CDS encoding malate dehydrogenase yields the protein MSEPTVVTVTGAGGQIGYSLLFRIASGQLLGPDRPVLLRLLEIPQGLGAAEGTALELQDGAFPLLAGVEATTEAARAFDGANIALLVGARPRGPGMERGDLLAANGGIFAPQGAAIGAGAADDVRVLVVGNPANTNALIAQAAATGVPPERFTALTRLDHNRAVAQLAAKTGAPVTDVDGVVIWGNHSATQVPDLSHATVGGRPALDLVDEAWIADEFIPRVAKRGAEIIAVRGSSSAASAAAAAIDHVHDWVCGTATPERPDRWTSVALPSQGWYGVPEGLVSSFPARSVDGRWQVVEGLDIAPVWQQRIDASVAELEEERTAVRELGLLG from the coding sequence ATGAGCGAACCCACCGTCGTCACCGTCACGGGAGCGGGCGGCCAGATCGGCTACTCCCTCCTCTTCCGCATCGCCTCAGGCCAACTGCTCGGGCCGGACCGCCCGGTGCTCCTGCGACTGCTGGAGATCCCGCAGGGTCTCGGCGCGGCCGAGGGCACGGCCCTGGAATTGCAGGACGGCGCCTTCCCCCTGCTCGCCGGCGTCGAGGCGACGACGGAGGCGGCACGTGCCTTCGACGGTGCGAACATCGCCCTGCTGGTCGGCGCGCGGCCGCGTGGCCCGGGGATGGAGCGTGGCGATCTCCTGGCGGCGAACGGCGGCATCTTCGCACCGCAGGGTGCCGCGATCGGCGCCGGCGCGGCCGATGACGTTCGGGTGCTGGTGGTCGGGAACCCGGCCAACACGAACGCCCTCATCGCGCAGGCCGCCGCGACCGGGGTGCCGCCGGAACGGTTCACCGCCCTGACGCGTCTCGACCACAACCGCGCCGTCGCGCAGTTGGCGGCCAAGACCGGCGCGCCGGTGACGGACGTCGACGGCGTCGTCATCTGGGGGAACCACTCGGCGACGCAGGTGCCCGACCTCTCCCATGCGACGGTCGGCGGTCGCCCGGCGCTCGACCTCGTCGACGAGGCCTGGATCGCGGACGAGTTCATCCCCCGGGTGGCGAAGCGCGGTGCGGAGATCATCGCCGTCCGCGGCTCGTCGTCCGCCGCCTCGGCTGCGGCGGCCGCCATCGACCACGTGCACGACTGGGTCTGCGGCACGGCGACACCGGAGCGTCCGGATCGCTGGACGTCCGTCGCCCTGCCGTCGCAGGGCTGGTACGGCGTGCCGGAGGGCTTGGTCAGCTCGTTTCCGGCGCGATCCGTCGACGGTCGCTGGCAGGTCGTCGAGGGGCTCGACATCGCGCCCGTGTGGCAGCAGCGCATCGACGCCTCGGTGGCGGAACTCGAGGAGGAGCGGACCGCGGTGCGGGAGCTCGGCCTCCTCGGCTGA
- a CDS encoding SDR family oxidoreductase — MTESSTPKRVLVTGATGYIGGRLVPRLLEAGYVVRVLVRSPQKLTDVPWRDDVEVVEGDLGDAAAVKAACVDVDVVYYLVHSMGGKGDFEQTEYDAAEHVAAAAAAAGVSRIVYLGGLHPEGVELSKHLRSRTEVGRILLESGVPTLVLQAGVVIGSGSTSFEMIRHLTDILPYMPAPRWVRNFIQPIAVRDVLHYLLAGAEVDRDVNRAFDIGGPDVLRYGQMMNGYAVEAGLPQRPIAPLPVLTPWLASQWVNLVTPIPRRLASPIIESLLVDCVMGDHDIDAVIPPPEGGLTGYRRAVRLALQRMKDGEVETSWRNATVAGAPSDPLPSDPDWAGHVVYIDLKERKTSADADRLFSVIESIGGENGWYSFPLAWAVRGWMDKLVGGVGLRRGRDDPQHLSVGDALDFWRVEYLERGRMLRLRAEMRVPGLAWLEMSATPVGDGSVYRQRAVFFPKGLGGRLYWFAILPFHGIIFNGMASRITEAAVALPSERSAQRKSRVSPVSPEEHDAVDSAEAELQASRPAPEVAE; from the coding sequence ATGACCGAATCATCGACTCCGAAGCGCGTGCTCGTCACGGGTGCCACCGGCTACATCGGCGGGCGGCTCGTCCCGCGCCTGTTGGAGGCCGGGTACGTGGTGCGCGTGCTCGTGCGCTCGCCGCAGAAGCTGACCGACGTGCCGTGGCGGGACGACGTGGAGGTCGTCGAGGGTGACCTCGGCGACGCGGCCGCGGTCAAGGCGGCCTGCGTGGACGTCGACGTCGTCTACTACCTCGTGCACTCGATGGGCGGGAAGGGCGACTTCGAGCAGACGGAATACGATGCCGCCGAGCATGTCGCGGCTGCGGCTGCGGCGGCCGGAGTCTCACGCATCGTGTACCTGGGTGGCCTGCACCCGGAGGGTGTCGAGCTCTCGAAGCATCTGCGCTCCCGCACCGAGGTCGGGCGGATCCTCCTCGAATCCGGTGTGCCGACGCTCGTGCTGCAGGCCGGTGTGGTCATCGGTTCCGGATCGACCTCGTTCGAGATGATCCGGCATCTGACCGACATCCTCCCGTACATGCCGGCACCCCGCTGGGTCCGGAACTTCATCCAGCCGATCGCGGTCCGGGACGTCCTGCACTACCTGTTGGCGGGCGCCGAGGTCGACCGCGACGTGAACCGCGCGTTCGACATCGGCGGGCCGGACGTCCTGCGGTACGGCCAGATGATGAACGGGTACGCGGTGGAGGCCGGTCTCCCGCAGCGTCCCATCGCGCCGTTGCCGGTGCTCACGCCGTGGTTGGCCTCGCAGTGGGTCAACCTCGTGACGCCGATCCCGCGTCGTCTGGCGTCACCCATCATCGAATCCCTCCTGGTCGACTGCGTCATGGGGGACCACGACATCGACGCGGTGATCCCGCCGCCGGAGGGCGGGCTGACCGGCTATCGTCGGGCGGTCCGACTCGCGTTGCAGCGGATGAAGGACGGCGAGGTGGAGACCTCCTGGCGGAACGCGACGGTCGCCGGCGCGCCGAGCGACCCGTTGCCGAGCGACCCGGACTGGGCGGGGCACGTCGTCTACATCGACCTCAAGGAGCGCAAGACGTCCGCGGACGCGGATCGGCTCTTCTCCGTCATCGAGTCCATCGGCGGCGAGAACGGGTGGTACTCGTTCCCCCTGGCGTGGGCGGTCCGAGGCTGGATGGACAAGCTCGTCGGCGGCGTCGGGCTCCGTCGCGGCCGCGACGACCCGCAGCATCTGAGTGTGGGGGACGCCCTCGACTTCTGGCGCGTCGAGTACCTCGAACGCGGTCGGATGCTGCGCCTGCGGGCCGAGATGCGGGTGCCCGGTCTGGCGTGGTTGGAGATGAGCGCGACGCCGGTCGGCGACGGCTCGGTCTACCGGCAGCGTGCGGTCTTCTTCCCGAAGGGACTCGGCGGCCGACTCTACTGGTTCGCGATCCTCCCGTTCCACGGGATCATCTTCAACGGGATGGCCAGCCGGATCACCGAGGCGGCGGTCGCGCTGCCCTCGGAGCGTTCCGCCCAGCGGAAGAGCCGGGTCTCCCCGGTCTCGCCGGAGGAGCACGACGCCGTCGACTCCGCCGAGGCCGAGCTGCAGGCGTCGAGGCCGGCACCGGAGGTCGCGGAGTAG
- a CDS encoding aldehyde dehydrogenase, translating into MSRLTVPKTYKLAIGGKFPRSESGRTYEVTDSTGGFLANASLASRKDARDAVVAARSALGGWSGATAYNRGQVLYRIAELLEGRRAQFVDEIVRAEGVSPASAAAQVDEAIDLWVWYAGWADKYVQVVGGANPVSGPYFNLSVPEPTGVVALIAPQESSLLGFVSVVAPALVAGNTVVVIASERFPLSSISLAEVLATSDVPGGVVNVLTGSPAEMAPWLASHADVNAIDLAGAGALDWIELVVLAAETLKRVVRPSGATGSVPASLDRITAFTEVKTVWHTKALL; encoded by the coding sequence ATGAGCCGGCTCACCGTCCCCAAGACCTACAAGCTCGCCATCGGCGGCAAGTTCCCCCGCAGCGAATCCGGAAGGACGTACGAGGTGACCGACTCGACCGGCGGGTTCCTGGCGAACGCGTCATTGGCCTCGCGCAAGGACGCCCGCGACGCGGTCGTCGCCGCCCGCTCGGCGCTCGGCGGATGGTCCGGTGCGACCGCGTACAACCGCGGCCAGGTGCTCTACCGCATCGCCGAGCTGCTCGAGGGGCGTCGCGCCCAGTTCGTGGACGAGATCGTCCGCGCAGAGGGCGTGTCGCCGGCGTCCGCCGCGGCCCAGGTCGACGAGGCCATCGACCTCTGGGTCTGGTACGCGGGGTGGGCCGACAAGTACGTCCAGGTCGTCGGGGGAGCGAACCCCGTCTCGGGTCCGTACTTCAACCTCTCGGTGCCGGAACCGACGGGTGTCGTCGCGCTGATCGCGCCGCAGGAGTCGTCGCTCCTCGGGTTCGTGAGCGTCGTCGCCCCGGCGCTGGTCGCCGGCAACACGGTCGTCGTCATCGCGAGCGAGCGGTTCCCGCTGTCGTCGATCAGCCTGGCGGAGGTGCTCGCGACGAGCGACGTCCCCGGTGGCGTCGTCAACGTGCTCACGGGTTCGCCCGCGGAGATGGCCCCCTGGCTCGCCTCGCACGCCGACGTCAACGCGATCGACCTCGCGGGCGCAGGGGCACTCGACTGGATCGAGCTCGTGGTCCTCGCGGCGGAGACGCTGAAGCGCGTCGTCCGTCCGAGCGGTGCCACCGGGTCCGTCCCGGCGAGCCTCGATCGGATCACGGCCTTCACCGAGGTGAAGACCGTCTGGCACACGAAGGCCCTCCTGTAG
- a CDS encoding aldehyde dehydrogenase family protein, with product MSFLEYAPAPESTSVLHLRSEYGLFIDGEFTEGTGGSFQTISPSTEQPIATISAASDADVDRAVVAARRAYDRVWSKLSGADRGKYLFRIARLVQERARELAVAESLDNGKPIKESRDVDVPLVAAWFFYYAGWADKLDYAGLGANPRALGVAGQVIPWNFPLLMLAWKVAPALAAGNTVVIKPAETTPLTALIFAEILQQAELPAGVVNIVTGAGATGAAIVRHPDVNKVAFTGSTAVGREIAKTIAGSDKRLTLELGGKAANIVFDDAPIDQAIEGIVNGIFFNQGHVCCAGSRLLVQESIHDEVVDRLKHRLQTLRVGDPLDKNTDVGAINSAEQLARIRELSDIGELEGAERWSPACELPENGFWFAPTIFTNVSTSHRIAREEIFGPVLSVMSFRTPAEAIAKANNTPYGLSAGIWSDKGSRILAVADKLRAGVIWANTFNRFDPASPFGGYQESGYGREGGRHGLGAYLAPAGSSVTAASASPTSTTKEEQR from the coding sequence ATGAGCTTCCTCGAATACGCACCAGCCCCGGAGTCGACCTCGGTCCTCCACCTCCGTTCCGAGTACGGCCTCTTCATCGACGGCGAGTTCACGGAGGGGACCGGCGGCTCCTTCCAGACGATCTCGCCGAGCACCGAGCAGCCGATCGCGACGATCTCCGCCGCGAGCGACGCCGACGTCGACCGCGCCGTCGTCGCGGCACGACGCGCCTACGACCGCGTGTGGTCGAAGCTGTCGGGCGCCGATCGCGGCAAGTACCTCTTCCGGATCGCACGGCTCGTCCAGGAACGCGCCCGTGAACTGGCGGTCGCCGAGAGCCTCGACAACGGCAAGCCCATCAAGGAGTCCCGCGATGTGGACGTCCCGCTCGTCGCCGCCTGGTTCTTCTACTACGCGGGGTGGGCCGACAAGCTCGACTACGCCGGTCTCGGCGCGAACCCCCGCGCCCTGGGTGTGGCCGGCCAGGTCATCCCGTGGAACTTCCCCCTCCTCATGCTCGCTTGGAAGGTCGCCCCGGCGCTCGCCGCAGGGAACACCGTCGTCATCAAGCCGGCGGAGACCACGCCGCTGACCGCGCTCATCTTCGCCGAGATCCTCCAGCAGGCGGAACTCCCCGCGGGTGTCGTCAACATCGTCACCGGCGCCGGAGCGACGGGCGCGGCGATCGTCCGGCACCCGGACGTCAACAAGGTCGCGTTCACCGGGTCGACGGCCGTCGGCCGGGAGATCGCGAAGACCATCGCGGGTTCGGACAAGCGGCTGACGCTCGAGCTCGGTGGCAAGGCCGCGAACATCGTCTTCGACGACGCGCCCATCGACCAGGCGATCGAAGGCATCGTCAACGGCATCTTCTTCAACCAGGGGCACGTCTGCTGCGCGGGGTCGCGGCTCCTCGTCCAGGAGAGCATCCACGACGAGGTCGTCGACCGCTTGAAGCATCGCCTGCAGACGCTGCGCGTCGGCGACCCGCTCGACAAGAACACCGACGTCGGTGCGATCAACTCGGCCGAGCAGCTGGCCCGCATCCGCGAGCTCTCCGACATCGGCGAACTCGAGGGTGCGGAGCGCTGGAGCCCGGCGTGCGAGCTGCCCGAGAACGGCTTCTGGTTCGCGCCGACGATCTTCACGAACGTGTCGACCAGCCATCGGATCGCGCGCGAGGAGATCTTCGGGCCGGTCCTGTCGGTCATGTCCTTCCGGACCCCCGCCGAGGCGATCGCCAAGGCGAACAACACCCCGTACGGACTGTCGGCGGGCATCTGGAGCGACAAGGGCAGCCGGATCCTCGCCGTGGCCGACAAGCTGCGCGCCGGTGTCATCTGGGCGAACACCTTCAACCGCTTCGACCCGGCCAGCCCCTTCGGCGGCTACCAGGAGTCCGGGTACGGCCGCGAAGGCGGACGACACGGCCTCGGCGCGTACCTCGCGCCCGCCGGATCGAGCGTCACCGCAGCCTCCGCATCGCCCACGAGCACCACGAAGGAGGAGCAGCGATGA